The genomic DNA ATGTTGGTTGTCACTATTATTTTGAATATATTCCATTAGAAAAATTGGGGTTACCATTTCCTGAATAGTTATGCTAAACATTGAACAAATACAGAATTGCGTGATGACCCTGCCAGAGTGCTTGCCACCTTTGTGGATATTGCTTCGCGTTTTGTTGATTATTGTGCCGTTATTGCTTTGCGTTGCTTATTTAACTTTGGCTGAAAGAAAAGTTATTGCTGCAATGCAACTTCGCAAAGGCCCTAATGTGGTTGGGCCTTTTGGGCTTCTTCAACCGCTTGTTGATGGCGTAAAATTATTCCTAAAAGAAACTATAATCCCCGCTAAAGCTAACAAAGTTTTATTCATTTTAGCACCAATGCTAACTTTCATTTTAGCTATGATTGGCTGGGCGGTAATTCCAGTAACAGAAGGGTTTGCCTTGGCTGATATCAATGTTGGCGTTTTATATTTATTCGCAATTTCTTCACTTGGTGTTTATGGAATTATAATTGCAGGCTGGGCTTCAAACTCTCAATATTCCTTTCTTGGAGCAATTCGCTCATCAGCTCAGATGGTTTCATATGAGGTTTCACTTGGGCTAATTGTAATAACCGCACTTTTATTCGCAGGCTCAATGAATCTAACCGATATTGTTCTTAGTTTTGCTGAAAGAACTTGGTATGAACATT from Rickettsiales bacterium includes the following:
- the nuoH gene encoding NADH-quinone oxidoreductase subunit NuoH, which codes for MTLPECLPPLWILLRVLLIIVPLLLCVAYLTLAERKVIAAMQLRKGPNVVGPFGLLQPLVDGVKLFLKETIIPAKANKVLFILAPMLTFILAMIGWAVIPVTEGFALADINVGVLYLFAISSLGVYGIIIAGWASNSQYSFLGAIRSSAQMVSYEVSLGLIVITALLFAGSMNLTDIVLSFAERTWYEHLLLLPMIVMFFISTLAETNRHPFDLPEAEAELVAGFNVEYSSMTFALFFLGEYANMILMCGMTTILFLGGWLPVIDVPALSFIPGFVWFALKVCFLLFCFIWVRAALPRYRYDQLMRLGWKIFLPVSLIWVVLVSGYLVFYKW